The following coding sequences are from one Streptomyces sp. NBC_01294 window:
- a CDS encoding DUF1398 family protein, with product MAPCLAETLRRAGVSHCRMAVPSNAMLYLTGAGPVAVQGEPLCTGMVNVAPFDREALVAALRRDQAGETTFPEFVQGCWEAGVVWYDVDLNARTCSYYGADGAGYTEAYPAVDI from the coding sequence GTGGCTCCCTGCCTCGCCGAGACGCTGCGCCGGGCCGGCGTCAGCCACTGCCGGATGGCCGTGCCCTCCAACGCCATGCTCTACCTCACCGGCGCGGGGCCGGTCGCCGTCCAGGGCGAACCGCTGTGCACCGGCATGGTCAACGTCGCCCCCTTCGACCGCGAAGCCCTCGTGGCCGCGCTGCGGCGCGACCAGGCCGGGGAGACCACGTTCCCGGAGTTCGTCCAGGGCTGCTGGGAGGCCGGTGTCGTCTGGTACGACGTCGACCTGAACGCACGGACCTGCTCCTACTACGGAGCCGACGGCGCCGGCTACACCGAGGCCTACCCCGCCGTCGACATCTGA
- a CDS encoding RICIN domain-containing protein, with amino-acid sequence MILITAATATAAVIAAGIAYSGLGDGAQAVAPVQAAEAAAPASAPARDHEPEPIAAAPANEGARGMVYDGLEAAPKGDRCVGVYRTDTGLCTHGPDAPPKGVDITKEVAPAVKETAPAADPARPAAEDPATKEGGGRPQDAPAADAAATKATAPEPAASSAGQSVAAGPAGQTVQCEGDGSTGNRVQVVYVHAPGKDRYSEYVASFRKWAADADLIYSASAQETGGVRHIRYVTAADCTPTVLNIELPASALGEFSATNNALAAKGLDRRDRKYMIFADSQVYCGIGTFAGDERPGQANQSNFGPSYGRTDSGCWGGHTAAHELGHNLGAVNNSAPNTSRGAHCTDEWDVMCYSDTPYYPQMRNICTNQASENILDCNHDDYFHTSPKAGSYLATHWNIADNQFLMRTKGGGGTDPGPNPNPTPTPTKKPTPTPTKKPTGGPAATAGDIRPDSVVVSWPKVEGAAWYQVMLNGKHLTWVQSQVLRIYNLQPNTSYTVTVSVRDGSGRDSGPGKAASFRTTGAGGGATTPGARYVLGNGSTGMAAELWGGRTADGTVLVGGRTNGYAQQQWYFDDAGNGQVRIRSAVSGKCLQPGGTPAAGMWVAQQPCNNGNGAQAWRLTSRGGTVTVTDPGGGFALTVSNRPYYGNWLLDLQRADGRAAQAWSLQKTG; translated from the coding sequence TTGATACTCATCACCGCCGCCACGGCAACGGCGGCGGTGATCGCCGCAGGCATCGCCTACTCCGGGCTCGGCGACGGCGCCCAGGCGGTGGCGCCCGTCCAGGCCGCGGAGGCCGCCGCACCGGCCTCCGCACCCGCCCGGGACCATGAGCCGGAACCGATCGCGGCCGCACCCGCCAACGAGGGCGCGCGCGGCATGGTTTACGACGGTCTCGAAGCCGCACCGAAGGGCGACCGGTGCGTCGGCGTGTACCGCACCGACACCGGCCTGTGCACCCACGGACCCGACGCCCCGCCCAAGGGCGTGGACATCACGAAGGAGGTCGCGCCCGCCGTCAAGGAGACGGCTCCGGCGGCCGATCCGGCCCGCCCCGCGGCCGAGGACCCGGCCACCAAGGAAGGCGGCGGGCGTCCTCAGGACGCGCCCGCCGCGGACGCCGCCGCCACCAAGGCCACCGCACCCGAGCCGGCGGCCTCGTCCGCCGGCCAGAGCGTCGCCGCGGGTCCTGCGGGCCAGACCGTCCAGTGCGAAGGCGACGGCAGCACCGGCAATCGCGTGCAGGTCGTGTACGTCCACGCCCCCGGCAAGGACCGCTACTCCGAGTACGTCGCCTCGTTCCGCAAGTGGGCGGCCGACGCCGACCTCATCTACTCGGCGAGCGCCCAGGAGACCGGCGGAGTACGCCACATCCGCTACGTGACGGCCGCCGACTGCACCCCCACCGTGCTCAACATCGAGCTCCCGGCCTCGGCACTGGGCGAGTTCAGCGCGACCAACAACGCGCTCGCCGCCAAGGGCCTCGACCGTCGCGACCGCAAGTACATGATCTTCGCCGACTCCCAGGTCTACTGCGGCATCGGCACCTTCGCGGGCGACGAGCGTCCCGGCCAGGCCAACCAGAGCAACTTCGGCCCGTCCTACGGCCGTACGGACTCCGGCTGCTGGGGCGGCCACACCGCCGCGCACGAGCTCGGCCACAACCTGGGCGCGGTCAACAACAGCGCCCCGAACACCAGCCGCGGCGCCCACTGCACGGACGAGTGGGACGTCATGTGCTACTCGGACACGCCCTACTACCCGCAGATGCGCAACATCTGCACCAACCAGGCGTCCGAGAACATCCTGGACTGCAACCACGACGACTACTTCCACACCAGTCCCAAGGCCGGAAGCTACCTGGCCACGCACTGGAACATCGCGGACAACCAGTTCCTGATGCGTACGAAGGGCGGTGGCGGAACCGACCCGGGTCCGAACCCCAACCCGACGCCCACGCCGACCAAGAAGCCCACGCCGACCCCGACGAAGAAGCCCACCGGCGGCCCGGCCGCGACGGCCGGCGACATCCGGCCGGACTCCGTCGTGGTGAGCTGGCCCAAGGTCGAGGGCGCCGCCTGGTACCAGGTCATGCTGAACGGCAAGCACCTGACGTGGGTCCAGTCCCAGGTGCTGCGCATTTACAACCTCCAGCCCAACACCTCGTACACGGTCACCGTCTCCGTCCGCGACGGCTCCGGCCGTGACAGCGGACCCGGCAAGGCCGCGTCCTTCCGTACGACGGGGGCGGGCGGCGGCGCGACCACGCCGGGCGCCCGGTACGTGCTCGGCAACGGCAGCACCGGCATGGCCGCCGAGCTGTGGGGCGGCCGCACCGCCGACGGCACGGTCCTCGTCGGGGGCCGCACCAACGGGTACGCGCAGCAGCAGTGGTACTTCGACGACGCCGGCAACGGCCAGGTCCGCATCCGGTCCGCGGTCTCCGGCAAGTGCCTGCAGCCCGGCGGCACGCCCGCCGCGGGCATGTGGGTCGCCCAGCAGCCCTGCAACAACGGCAACGGGGCGCAGGCCTGGCGGCTGACGTCCCGCGGTGGCACGGTGACGGTCACGGACCCGGGCGGCGGCTTCGCCCTCACCGTGAGCAACCGCCCCTACTACGGGAACTGGCTGCTCGACCTCCAGCGTGCGGACGGCCGCGCGGCGCAGGCCTGGTCCCTCCAGAAGACCGGCTGA
- a CDS encoding ATP-grasp domain-containing protein, whose product MAWGAGPQACERFDLAVIRSTWDYAGRLGEFLAWADATARVTRLWNPAPLVRWNSDKRYLLELAERGVPVVPTRFVEPGGHCDEEDFDAAHGVVVKPAVSSGARDTARYEPGHGADALRHARMLLDQGRTAMVQPYLPLVEEGERALVFFAGEFSHAIRKQPLLTEAGLIDNFRVPHPGAAPYEPSEAELRTARAALAAVPPPGDLLFARVDLALDGAREPVVMELELIEPNLFLRINPQGLKHFVEAVTAAGRDATA is encoded by the coding sequence GTGGCCTGGGGCGCGGGCCCGCAGGCGTGCGAGCGGTTCGATCTGGCGGTCATCCGGTCGACCTGGGACTACGCGGGACGCCTGGGCGAGTTCCTGGCATGGGCCGACGCGACGGCCCGGGTCACGCGGCTGTGGAACCCGGCCCCGCTCGTGCGCTGGAACAGCGACAAGCGCTATCTGCTGGAACTCGCCGAACGCGGAGTCCCCGTCGTGCCGACGCGGTTCGTCGAACCGGGCGGACACTGCGACGAAGAGGACTTCGACGCGGCGCACGGAGTGGTGGTCAAGCCCGCGGTCTCCTCGGGCGCGCGTGACACCGCTCGCTACGAGCCCGGCCACGGGGCGGACGCCCTGCGCCATGCCCGGATGCTGCTGGACCAGGGCCGCACCGCGATGGTCCAGCCGTATCTGCCCCTCGTGGAAGAGGGGGAGCGCGCCCTGGTGTTCTTCGCCGGGGAGTTCAGCCACGCGATCCGCAAGCAGCCCCTGCTGACCGAGGCGGGGCTGATCGACAACTTCCGGGTGCCGCACCCCGGGGCAGCCCCCTACGAGCCCTCCGAGGCGGAACTCCGTACGGCGCGGGCGGCGCTGGCCGCGGTTCCGCCCCCGGGCGACCTGTTGTTCGCCCGGGTGGACCTGGCACTGGACGGGGCCAGGGAACCGGTGGTCATGGAACTGGAGCTCATCGAGCCGAACCTGTTCCTGCGGATCAACCCGCAGGGGCTGAAGCACTTCGTCGAGGCCGTGACGGCCGCGGGCCGGGACGCCACGGCGTAG
- a CDS encoding cation:proton antiporter domain-containing protein yields MTTALVVGLAMAVAAIPVISRIMMDLKIMDTAFGRIVLMVAVIEDVILYVVLAVVVGLARTGTSSPAGLLWT; encoded by the coding sequence GTGACGACGGCCCTCGTCGTGGGACTCGCGATGGCGGTCGCGGCCATTCCGGTCATCTCCCGGATCATGATGGACCTGAAGATCATGGACACCGCCTTCGGCCGGATCGTCCTGATGGTCGCCGTGATCGAGGACGTCATCCTCTACGTCGTCCTCGCCGTGGTCGTCGGCCTCGCCCGCACCGGCACCAGCAGCCCGGCCGGCCTCTTGTGGACGTGA
- a CDS encoding polysaccharide deacetylase family protein, giving the protein MDTVLTELRRRRLPATFFPTGDFADAHPAAVRAIGAAHGLGNHSYSHPHFAANSAPRSARTKCAAPTRRSGRRPGPSPCRSSVSPTAPPPGSPSPTSTTWATRRSSSPPTPTATSAPGAA; this is encoded by the coding sequence ATCGACACCGTGCTGACCGAACTGCGGCGGCGCAGGCTGCCCGCCACCTTCTTCCCGACCGGCGACTTCGCCGACGCCCACCCGGCGGCGGTGCGCGCCATCGGCGCGGCGCACGGCCTCGGCAACCACTCCTACAGCCATCCCCACTTCGCGGCGAACTCAGCACCGCGGAGCGCGCGGACGAAGTGCGCCGCGCCGACGCGGCGATCCGGAAGGCGTCCGGGGCCGAGCCCCTGCCGTTCTTCCGTTTCCCCTACAGCTCCACCACCCGGCAGTCCGTCGCCGACGTCAACGACCTGGGCTACGCGGCGATCGAGTTCACCGCCGACACCAACGGCTACCTCGGCCCCCGGGGCGGCATGA
- a CDS encoding 2'-5' RNA ligase family protein: MTHDSTSTFLAGQTGLIVRIPEAEPAVRAWRERLAPSARAGIPAHVTVLFPFLDESRIDALVHAALADVLSSHQAFDLRFETCGRFPEVLYLAPEPDTPLRRLTEAIAARWPEAPPYGGRFTEVVPHLTIAQGQEDAALQDIEAELINQLPLTSHVASVELLVHDGSKWHVRASFALGG, encoded by the coding sequence ATGACGCATGACAGCACCAGCACCTTCCTGGCGGGCCAGACGGGACTCATCGTCCGGATCCCGGAAGCAGAACCGGCCGTCCGCGCGTGGCGCGAACGGCTCGCCCCCTCAGCCCGAGCCGGCATTCCGGCACATGTCACCGTGCTCTTCCCGTTCCTCGACGAGAGCCGAATAGATGCGCTCGTCCACGCAGCCCTCGCGGACGTACTGAGCAGCCACCAGGCCTTCGACCTGCGGTTCGAGACGTGCGGGCGATTCCCGGAAGTGCTGTACCTCGCCCCCGAGCCGGACACGCCCTTGCGGCGGCTCACCGAGGCGATCGCGGCTCGTTGGCCCGAGGCTCCGCCGTACGGCGGCCGGTTCACCGAGGTCGTGCCGCACCTGACCATCGCTCAAGGTCAGGAAGACGCCGCCCTGCAGGACATCGAGGCCGAACTGATCAACCAGCTCCCGCTCACGTCTCACGTGGCGTCGGTCGAGCTCCTGGTGCACGACGGCTCCAAGTGGCACGTACGGGCGTCGTTCGCACTCGGAGGATGA
- a CDS encoding zinc-binding dehydrogenase: MTARGTLVIVGGEGGGRWIGGNERQLGVLLMSPFVGHRLRALAAMEHHHSELQVLTELIEAGSVTPVVDRTYPLAEVPDAIRYLREGHVRGKIVIRL; this comes from the coding sequence CCGCCCGCGGGACCCTCGTCATCGTCGGCGGGGAAGGCGGCGGCCGGTGGATCGGCGGCAACGAGCGGCAGTTGGGCGTGCTCCTGATGTCGCCGTTCGTCGGCCACCGCCTTCGCGCACTCGCCGCCATGGAGCACCACCACAGCGAGCTCCAGGTCCTCACGGAACTCATCGAGGCCGGCTCGGTGACCCCCGTCGTCGACCGGACCTACCCGCTGGCCGAGGTACCCGATGCCATCCGCTACCTGAGAGAGGGCCACGTACGCGGGAAGATCGTGATCCGGCTATGA
- a CDS encoding GNAT family N-acetyltransferase codes for MSELRTERLVLRGWRESDLEPWAALNADPEVREYFPGVLTREQSEASAARFQADIDQRGWGWWAVEVAATGEFIGFAGLDPVDEDMPFTGVEAGWRLARSAWGHGFATEAALAAVAFGFETLALPEILAVTTATNVRSQAVMRRIGMTHDPAADFDDLSVPDGPLRANVVYRIPSGVQRPVTR; via the coding sequence ATGTCTGAGTTGCGAACCGAACGTCTTGTGCTCCGCGGATGGCGCGAGTCCGATCTCGAACCCTGGGCCGCGCTGAACGCCGACCCCGAGGTCCGCGAGTACTTTCCCGGCGTGCTCACGCGGGAGCAGAGCGAGGCGTCCGCGGCTCGCTTCCAGGCCGACATCGACCAGCGGGGCTGGGGTTGGTGGGCAGTCGAGGTGGCGGCCACCGGTGAGTTCATCGGGTTCGCCGGGCTGGACCCGGTGGATGAGGACATGCCGTTCACGGGAGTGGAGGCCGGCTGGCGCCTGGCCCGCTCGGCCTGGGGGCACGGCTTCGCCACCGAAGCCGCCCTGGCCGCTGTGGCCTTCGGGTTCGAGACCCTCGCCCTGCCGGAGATCCTTGCGGTGACGACGGCCACCAACGTCCGCTCGCAGGCGGTGATGCGCCGCATCGGCATGACGCACGACCCGGCCGCAGACTTCGACGACCTCAGCGTGCCCGACGGACCACTGCGCGCGAACGTCGTGTACCGAATCCCGAGCGGGGTCCAGCGGCCCGTCACACGGTAG
- a CDS encoding cation:proton antiporter domain-containing protein encodes MSRVAALSTTGPARDGNEENDVHHVHHARPVRPVRPARPARPSVPSTRPFVRPTRNDMTAGETIRLLAALAVICAAAHGCGFLFGAVRQPPVIGEVVGGILLGPSLLGLVAPEARAALFPASGAVTSALDAIYQLGQLLLMFLAGAELRIRAGGRERRTGAIVAAAGLVVPFAAARASRYWSPARSPVRRAPR; translated from the coding sequence GTGTCACGGGTGGCGGCCCTGAGTACGACCGGCCCCGCCCGCGACGGAAACGAGGAGAACGATGTCCACCACGTGCACCACGCCCGTCCCGTCCGCCCTGTCCGTCCCGCCCGTCCCGCCCGTCCGTCCGTCCCGTCCACCCGTCCGTTCGTCCGCCCCACCCGCAACGACATGACGGCGGGCGAAACGATCCGGCTGCTGGCGGCGCTCGCCGTGATCTGCGCCGCCGCCCACGGATGCGGCTTCCTCTTCGGCGCCGTGCGCCAACCACCGGTCATCGGCGAGGTGGTCGGCGGCATCCTGCTGGGCCCCTCGCTCCTCGGTCTCGTCGCCCCCGAGGCCAGGGCGGCCCTGTTCCCCGCCTCCGGCGCGGTGACCAGCGCCCTGGACGCGATCTATCAACTGGGCCAGCTGCTGCTGATGTTCCTGGCCGGAGCGGAGCTGCGCATCCGGGCGGGCGGCCGGGAACGCCGTACCGGGGCGATCGTGGCCGCGGCGGGACTCGTGGTGCCCTTCGCGGCCGCGCGGGCATCGCGGTACTGGTCCCCGGCGCGTTCTCCGGTCCGGCGGGCTCCACGGTGA